The Caulifigura coniformis genome includes a region encoding these proteins:
- a CDS encoding GH3 auxin-responsive promoter family protein, translated as MTHSSFARRVNDLFARKAICSIFGLRWPRFRSQLENAKTQQEEWLLNRIRLCRDTKFGRDHGFAEIQSLADFRRRVPVGRYDDFAPYIQAVAAGETSALIPSAERLVQFTITTGSGGAPKLNPVSNTWMKQYRQAWDLWGLKLFADHRANLGTQMLQLAGKWDMGKTPAGHQISMVSALLARAQNPMMKPYYATPSPVNDIPDPVARYYTALRLSISQRVGWIVLMNPGTLIRMAEIGDEFKELLLKDLRDGTLSDRFDVPSDVRASLSSRIGRQCAGRAAELEEIIRRTGTLYPKDYWPPLVIACWLGGTAGFQKTALPRYFGDAPLRDMGLVSSEGRHTIPIEDNKPEGVPSIVSGYYEFLPVEEIDSQQPVVLGGHELEVDRDYYLLMTTAGGFYRFNIGDIVRCRGFVGQAPLLDFLQKGDRVGDLEGEKLTERQVLESAHAAAKQVGVELTEITAAPFRDESGRPRYLILAEQGDFCDDTRAREFVDELDRRMMGINFLVNYRRREGVLDAPRLLLIETGSWSRYMHQESERRGTGDYQFKHPGLVHNSDWTRQFKVVSQQDSQVLSR; from the coding sequence GTGACTCATTCGTCCTTCGCCCGGCGTGTCAACGATCTGTTCGCCCGCAAGGCGATCTGTTCCATCTTCGGCCTGCGGTGGCCCAGATTCCGTTCGCAGCTCGAGAACGCGAAGACTCAGCAGGAGGAGTGGCTGCTGAACCGGATCCGGCTGTGCCGCGATACGAAGTTTGGCCGCGACCACGGTTTTGCGGAGATCCAGTCGCTGGCCGATTTTCGGCGGCGGGTTCCAGTTGGCCGTTACGACGATTTCGCGCCGTACATCCAGGCGGTGGCGGCCGGGGAAACCTCGGCGCTGATTCCGTCGGCGGAGCGGCTGGTGCAATTCACGATTACGACGGGGAGCGGCGGGGCTCCGAAGCTGAATCCCGTGAGCAATACGTGGATGAAGCAGTATCGGCAGGCGTGGGACCTGTGGGGGCTGAAGTTGTTTGCGGATCACCGGGCGAACCTCGGGACGCAGATGCTGCAGCTGGCGGGGAAGTGGGACATGGGCAAGACGCCGGCAGGCCACCAGATCAGCATGGTGAGCGCGCTGTTGGCGCGGGCGCAGAACCCGATGATGAAGCCGTACTACGCGACTCCCAGTCCGGTGAACGACATCCCGGATCCGGTCGCGCGGTACTACACGGCGCTGCGGCTTTCGATCAGCCAGCGCGTCGGCTGGATCGTGTTGATGAATCCTGGAACGCTGATCCGCATGGCGGAGATCGGGGACGAGTTCAAAGAACTGTTGCTGAAGGATCTGCGTGACGGAACGCTGTCCGATCGATTCGATGTGCCGTCGGACGTCCGCGCGTCGCTGTCCAGCCGAATCGGACGCCAGTGCGCCGGGAGGGCGGCAGAGCTGGAAGAGATTATCCGGCGGACCGGGACCCTCTATCCGAAGGACTACTGGCCCCCGCTGGTCATCGCGTGCTGGCTGGGGGGAACGGCCGGTTTCCAGAAGACGGCGCTGCCGAGATATTTCGGCGACGCGCCGCTTCGGGACATGGGCCTCGTTTCGAGCGAAGGGCGGCACACGATTCCGATTGAAGACAACAAGCCCGAGGGGGTTCCCTCGATCGTCAGCGGGTACTACGAGTTTCTGCCGGTCGAGGAGATCGATTCACAGCAGCCGGTCGTGCTGGGGGGGCACGAACTGGAAGTCGATCGCGACTACTATCTGCTGATGACGACGGCCGGCGGTTTCTACCGGTTCAACATCGGCGACATCGTGCGGTGCCGGGGATTCGTCGGGCAGGCTCCTCTGCTTGATTTCCTTCAGAAGGGGGATCGCGTCGGCGACCTGGAGGGGGAGAAGCTGACGGAGCGACAGGTTCTGGAGAGCGCGCATGCGGCCGCGAAGCAGGTTGGCGTGGAGCTGACGGAGATCACGGCGGCGCCGTTTCGAGATGAATCCGGGAGGCCGCGGTACCTGATCCTCGCCGAGCAGGGGGATTTCTGCGACGATACGCGAGCGCGAGAGTTCGTTGATGAACTCGATCGCCGGATGATGGGGATCAATTTTCTCGTCAACTACCGGCGACGGGAAGGGGTGCTGGACGCACCGCGGTTGCTTCTGATCGAAACGGGTTCCTGGAGTCGGTATATGCACCAGGAAAGTGAGCGTCGCGGCACGGGAGACTACCAGTTCAAGCATCCCGGGCTGGTCCACAACAGCGACTGGACCCGGCAGTTCAAAGTCGTGTCACAACAGGACTCACAAGTCCTTTCACGGTAA